ATCAGATCTGTTGCTCCTCGACGAGCCGACCAATCACCTCGATCTGGAGACTGTGCTCTGGCTCGAACAGTGGCTGCGCCGCTATACGGGAACACTGATCATAATCTCCCACGACCGGGATCTGCTAGATAATGTCATCGACTCGGTGCTGCATATCGAGCACCGCGACCTTAATCTATACAGTGGCGGCTACACCGCCTTTGAACATCAGCGCGCCGAGCACCTCGCCCGGCAGCAGGCGATATACGAGAAACAACAGCGCGAAATTGCCCACATGCAGCGTTTTATCGATCGCTTTCGCGCTAAGGCGAGCAAGGCCCGCGCGGCGCAGAGCCGTATTAAAGCCTTAGAGCGCATGGAGAAGGTGGCACCGGCTTACGCCGACTCGCAGTTCCAGTTCCGTTTCCCGCCTGCCCCGCAAGCAGCCAATCCTTTGCTTACCCTGGAGGGAGCCAAACTAGGCTACTCTGGAGCAGTTATACTCAGCGAGGTAACCCGCAGTATCGCCTACGAAGATCGCATCGGCCTGCTAGGCCCCAACGGGGCAGGCAAATCTACCCTGGTACGTGCCCTCGCCGGAGAACAGCCGCTGCTCGCCGGAGAAACCTACCGGGCCAGCGGCCTGCAGGTTGGCTATTTCGCTCAGCATCAACTCGAGCAACTCGACTGCGAGGCTAGTCCATTGCTGCATTTGCAGCGCATTGCGCCACAGGCAACACCACAGCGGCTGCGCGATTTCCTCGGTAGCTTCGCCTTTCGGGGCGACATGGCGACTTCCCCGGTAGGTAACCTATCCGGCGGCGAGAAGGCGCGTCTTGTGCTGGCCTTAATCGCCTGGCAACAACCTAACCTGCTCTTGCTCGACGAACCGACCAACCATCTCGACCTGGAGATGCGCCACGCCCTTAGTCTAGCCCTGCAGGATTTTGCTGGTGCAGTTGTGGTTATATCCCATGATCGGCGTTTGCTCGCCGCTACGGTTGACCGCTACTGGCTGGTTGCTAACGGCACGGTTACTGATTTCACAGGTGATCTTGACGATTACCGCGACTGGCTCACCGAACGCCGACGCGAGGCTGCCCGTGAGAATACATCCACTACCCGAGAAAAGGCGGCGGGCGGCCAATCTCAGAGCAGCGGTGACGGCCGCAAGGCACAGCGGCGCCGTGAAGCCGAACAGCGGGCCGCTCTCAAGCCGCTGCGCGAGCGCGCTGCGCGGCTACTCAATGAGATCGAGCAATGTGACCAAGAGCTTAAAGAGATTGAACAGCGTTTGGCCGATCCGCAGCTATACGAGCAACAAGACGGCCAAGGCAGGCTCACTGCGCTTATGCAGCAGCAAGGGGCGCTTAAGCGCCAGCGCGAAGAACTGGAGATGGAGTGGATGGAGGCCGAAGAAGAGGTTGAACAGGCAGCTCGTAAGTTAGTCTAATTGCTCGCAAAGCCCCTTATGTACGGACAACAGAACAGGCACTGAGGGCGAGCGTAAACCAAGCAGCTTAGTCGTAAAGTTCTCTGATGGGCGCCGTCCATGGCACTATCTGGCAATTATTAGGGAACCTCTAAAAGCCTCCCCGGCGCCATTATCTGCCCCGGTGTGGAGGTCTTGGCGCCAGGGATGGCGCCATGAAGCCTCCAGGGATGGATTCACGGCGTCCTCCACACCGGGGCAGATAATGGCGCCGGGGAGGCTTTTAGAGGTTCCCATTAGCCTTGCCCTAGCACCGCTTAATGATCGTGATCAGACGTCTT
This Halorhodospira halochloris DNA region includes the following protein-coding sequences:
- a CDS encoding ABC-F family ATP-binding cassette domain-containing protein, which produces MIQLRNITLRRGTEALLEQVSTRIYPGHKVGLIGPNGSGKSTLLSMLRGELAPDSGEFYLPRDWEIASMAQETPALQRSAEDFILDGDRRLRAAEQELTDAQQSGDGERIALAHSNYEEVGGYSAHARAGELLHGLGFNAEDGQRSVAEFSGGWRVRLSLAQALMSPSDLLLLDEPTNHLDLETVLWLEQWLRRYTGTLIIISHDRDLLDNVIDSVLHIEHRDLNLYSGGYTAFEHQRAEHLARQQAIYEKQQREIAHMQRFIDRFRAKASKARAAQSRIKALERMEKVAPAYADSQFQFRFPPAPQAANPLLTLEGAKLGYSGAVILSEVTRSIAYEDRIGLLGPNGAGKSTLVRALAGEQPLLAGETYRASGLQVGYFAQHQLEQLDCEASPLLHLQRIAPQATPQRLRDFLGSFAFRGDMATSPVGNLSGGEKARLVLALIAWQQPNLLLLDEPTNHLDLEMRHALSLALQDFAGAVVVISHDRRLLAATVDRYWLVANGTVTDFTGDLDDYRDWLTERRREAARENTSTTREKAAGGQSQSSGDGRKAQRRREAEQRAALKPLRERAARLLNEIEQCDQELKEIEQRLADPQLYEQQDGQGRLTALMQQQGALKRQREELEMEWMEAEEEVEQAARKLV